In Oryza sativa Japonica Group chromosome 1, ASM3414082v1, the genomic stretch TTGTTCCAAACTATATTATGGTAAGGGCGTAAGGCTTTCTAGCTGGCAGATTGATGGTTAATAGAAGTagaaaattatactccctccatcgatAAATACGTACGTGTTACCTTGAGATCTATGCAGTTAATCATTCATGACCACTGAACTGTGAGGTTATAGAAATGGATCATGTGAAATTAGTGTCATTGGATTTGCATTCCCCAGTAAAATtatgatatatttttgtttctaatatactttgataaaaaaaagaattgtacTCAACTCTTGCATCGAGACTAGTGAGTCAAAAACTATTTGTGTTTGTGGATCAATGGGGTATAACTAGGAGCACTtcaagagagggagggagggagtttTACCAACACTGGCAACTTGAATGCCATTGCTTCAATCGTTATCCTTCCAAAGCATTCTCCACGGGCCTAAGTACGAAAAGAACAGCAAAAACAAAAGCACATCAGCTTATGGATATTCTAGCTTTGAAGAGCTCTACTTATTGATACCTAACATACAGCATTCTCCACGTGCCTAATCAGGAGCAGGGCTCTGTGCCAACAGAACCATTTGCAACTGGCACACCCATAAACCAATCTGGAGCTAAGGCCCTTTCAGCTATTTGCAGACTGACCATACCCTACTTTTACATTGCTTTCAACTATGTGCTCATTGACTTGATCTAGACATTATTATTGTACGGAAACATTCCATAGATAAATTGGAGGCAAATCCAGGAATAACAAATCTATAcaagtatatatgtttttatttggacgaaaacaatattatttttctGTCTTGTTCTTAAAAATTGGAGACTGGTATTGCCTGTTAGCCATAACGGAACATACAAAAGCAAAAATATGCATTATTACTGATCGTTGCGGCATAACAATTAACAAGTAATAAAAAATGGACCAACAGTTCCAGATATTTTACTGATGAATGTGATTGGTACAGGCAGTCCTAGCCACACTGAAACAATACATATAACCATGGTTATGGCCTCATGGGTGAGCGACCGAGCATGAGACCATGTAAAAAATCAAAAGCTAGAGAAAGTAATCAAAATGGTTTGTCAGTATTGCGTAGAGAATAAACACAATTGCTGAACATTCTATGCCAATATACTGAAGCATTCTGCACTATCTATGTAGAAATAACATCTCCTGTCAAGTTACTTAAAAGCATGTTGTGACAATGAAGATAAGTTGGATGCTATTTAGGATTCAGGCTAATAGTTCTGACAGAATAGTCTAGAATAATAGAATTAACTCCATAATACAGTGGTTCAACCTATCGAGTTATCAAGCTTACTGTTcccagatgaaaaaaaaaatagtagttaGTATTACTCTTAAAATCAGATGTGCTTCAAAactctcccaaaaaaaaaagaaaatggcagaaaaATTGTAAATCACATTAAATTCTTGACTTTCTGCTAGCAGCACACTCACTTAACCAACAGTTGATTGATTCCACGCACGCGCACATACGCACACAAAGAATATGAAGAGAAATAACAAACTATGATGCAAAATTGCAAATACACAAAAGGCATACAGTTTGCATCACGAAACACCACTGAACTGGGAAAACAAGAGAAAATGGAAGTGTTATTACAATTATTACTCACCTGAGAGTTCTGAACAAGCACATCAGTTGCAGCCAAATAAGGAGCCACTGCTAATGTCTTGTTTACAAAGTGAACCCGGTCCTGAATCCCATTCTTCACCGCAAAATCACGTAATTGTGTCTCAAACTTGGTCTGAGCATTTATGTCACTTCCCACAACTACAGCATGCATTGTGGGCACTTTTAACTTCTTCTGTTCGATGAGCTGGACACCCTGATAAAACGCTTGAAGAAATAAGTCCTGCCCTTTTCCACGTGAAACACCTGTATTTTAACATCAATCAGAGAAATGAATTGGTATAatcaatatatacatatatagttgGAATAACAACAGGGATAAGAAGCTGCAAATGGCGCATACTGTTTATTATTGCAAACACAAGATCTTCACTCCGTACTCCAAGGAACTCACGGATATGCTCCCGTAGGACTCTTCTTGCAACATTATCTTCAGCAACTTCCATTAACTCCTTACTATTCCCGAGGTGAACAACATAAGTTTGTGGCATCTGTATTCTTTACATGGAAGCAAATCAGAATTATATAACAACGAAGTACAAATTTAGGAAATTTAAAAGCATTGAACAAGCATTTGATCATAGCTATCATGATTCATTTTATAGAGTGAAACCTCATATATAGGCTAATTGAAGAAGAGAAAAGTTGCCAATGAGTTCAGCAGAGAAGCAAAGGGCCAAAGAAGTTTATCATCATCTAGGGCAGTAAATAATATAAAAGCACTAGCAAGTCCAATAAGCAGAAACGGTGACAAATGTTACATGATCCAGCATTTATATTACAAAGAATGTGAATAATTTTGCACATACTTCAAACGGTCATGAGTCCTGGTCTTCCAATATTCAGCCGTTGTATGAGAATCAATCATGGCTCCAGCAACCAGAGGAAGATGTTTGACATATTCAAGCTTAAAGTAATGCCCTCGCATTTCATGGATCCACCACAAAATCTTGGGAAGAACTTGGGGAACATGGTCATTTAGGACAGCATCAAGCCACTTGCCAGCAACAGCAGTGTTCAAGATAACAAGATCAGCCTTTAGGGCAGTATCAATCGCCTCATGTCCCCTAGCAGGTAATACCTATGAAGCAAGCAGTGATAGTGTGAAAATTGACGAGAGCATGGAATGTTTGTTAAGTCTGCCAAAAGAAGGGAAAGTATTTGGACCTGTTTTTCTTTTGTACTCCAACATATTCTATCAAATATTGCGTAGTAATTATTTCAAACGTTTAAGTAATTATCTCAGGAGAAAACAGCCATTTGGAACAAATTTAAGAGGGTAATCATAGTACATGAGACCAAGATAGGACTGCAACGAGTATGTAGAACATCAAAATTAGCAGTACTGACAAATAAACAAGCAAGAGAACTCAAAACTAACACTCCAAGACTACAAGACAATAATAACAGAGTAAATTCATCTGTAGCTATTTATTTATCACCCCATCAATATGGTTTATCAACAATCTTAAGTAGTATATAACTACTATATACTAATCAGTTATAAATTTGCAATGCAAGAAATATTATGGCTTCTGTGCATATAGTAACATGCAGATGAATGATGGGATAAGATTAGACCAGCCACAAGAAATCCTGTTAGTCTTAatgaatgtatatatatatattggtctATATTAGGACTCAACAATGCACATGAGCAAAAGCATGACACAGCATGCTACAAGATGTTGTTTCAAGGATCAAACAGTTAATGCCAATTTATACTGAACTGTTTGATCCTTGAAGTTTCAAGTGTTATATGAAAACTTCCacccttcttttattttcccttACCGTGCAATATTTTATTCCATTGTGCCTTCTTGTGTGACTCAACATAAACAATCAATCTAGTATTCTCTAAAAATTTAAATAGGTTCTAATTCAGAACTAAAACATTACATTGTGGTAATTCAATTTCTTGTTTCCCACAAGATGATTTATTCAACAATTTTGTTTACACTATGATTCATTGAAGAAATTCCATTTTTGCCCATCGAACTTTGCTTTAAAGTCCAATTATCAAActgaacagaaaaaaaagttatttttcATATCTAACTTCCAATCCGAACAAATGATATCCTGGACCATATTTTAAGGTAGTGTTGAATAGCATGGCGGTGGCTTTCACCGAGGTGAACTCCTATTAGATATTCTGCTGACATACGGGTAATTTGCAGAACTAAGTAGCGTAGAACATACCTGCACTCCATGGCTCAACATCTTATGCTCCAAGCTATATGTAACATCATTTGTTTCTTCCGATCTCTGGTTTGTTATCCACACCACTTGCGAACCAACCTGCCGCAGAAGAAATGCCAACTCCATCAGTAACAATGGTCCCCCTGCATCAAAACAAAAGTGTTTCCAGTAACACCAGTAGACAATCAGACATAGTTACAGATGTCACTAACAGCAAACAATTCTATGAGATCTGTGACAATGAGAACTGCGTAGATATGCTAAAACTTCCAAACTAAGTTTCCCGCTTATAAACAACTCAAGCAGAGCGACGCATACGACAATTTTATTTGTGATCTGTGATAATCCGAATTtccagtttttctttttttccttttcagggATCATGAGTTCGTGCTGAGCACTGGGAGTAGAAATTTCACTTTCCTATCAGTCTGTTTGCTACTGGAAATAAAATCCATATAACGATCTTGGAGGCATCGCATTCTCAAAAGGTAACATGAACAAATCGCAAGATTCCTCAACAGAATATACTGAAGCACACTGCTACTCCTTACCGGAGAGGGAGAGCTCGTGGGAGACGAGCAGCATGAGCTTGGACCTCATGAACTCGAGGGGGTTCCCTGCGACGGCGCCGGTGCGGGTGGtcgcgacggccgccgccgacgagcccgAGCCCCTGCGCGCGTCGACGTCACAGGGGTCCAGCATGGCGCCGCAGAGGAGGAAGCCCGCGGTGGATGcgcaggcggcgacggcgaggaggagcaggaggaggaggcgggtcCTGTGGTGGTGGGCCgggcctcggccgccgcccgacgccgccgccgccgacgagggctTCGCCATCGCAGACCGGTGCGGGGCGGGGTTGTATGGATCGAACGGACGGCCTGGATTTCGCAAGCCCATCATTTTAGCGCTTTgtgttattttaatttattttattatttctttaaGTAAGTCTCTTAAAACCTCATTTATTATTATGTCCAAGTTAAGAAAAatacatgtaaaaaaaagttaaaaatatacACAGTACTTTTGGCGTATGACATGTAGTAACCTCGGATATTATAGTTATAAAACTTCATAAAACCACACCAATGATTATTTTATCTTTGATCTATCGTAGTATTGTTTTTTTACAATCACATctcaaatttataaattgtttatTCATATATGCGATATAATAAATGTTACATccatttatttaaatttgatatAAGAGGATGTTAACATTGTgcttttttaaacttttaaaccGTGTCATGTGCTAAATAGTTTTTCTAAATTTACTCGATTCCTTTATCGGAATGGCTAAATGGCTGGCGAATGATTTTTGAGGCCAAAATCATGCAGATTACTAACCTTGGGGTttgctttgagattcgtgctCCGGCGACCTTAGCTCTTCTCTTCCAACTCCGGCGACCCTGACGAAAGCAATGGAATTAGGGTTTAGGGTCCTGGGttggggggaggcggcggcccggcggctggcggtggacacgggcgggcggcgaggcggcggcggcggcgccaaagCCGCGGCCCACGGGGATGGAGGAGGGCTGTGGGCCGGCGTcagcgggggcggcgggggcaaACGGCTAGGAGACGGCGATTAGTGGTTAGGAGGCGGTGGCTAGTGGTGACGGATACGGCGGCGGGAAGCCGTCGGAGACGGGGAAGATGGCGGGGCGGGGGCACTCGCGCCGTCCATTGGGGAAGAGAGGGGGGTAGGGGgtaggggaggaggccggccgggggaggggagaggggggctcgccggcgccgttgacCCCTTCCGGCCAGCCGGCGAGTCCGGGAGACGGcgcgtggggcggcggcggaggcagccgcGTGCgagaggatgcggcggcggcggcctggaagGACGAGGCGAGGGCTAGGGTTAGAAATGccagcacgaatcttaaagcgaTCCAACGGTTTAGAATTCGCATGATTTGTGAGGTGCTTTTCtttattgatatttttattattttctttggtCTATCCGCTTGCCGGTGGACTGGAGtggagtggcggtggcggtggcgcacaCTCGCGGCGGCTCGTGCGCCCCTCCGCctatcgccgccggcggccggccaccCACCCTCGAACGCCGCGGTGACGCCGGTGAGTTCTCGCTGCCCTATCCCCTAAACCAGATTTTCCGAGCGGTGCCATGAGAGTCCGTCGAGTTCGCCTGAGCCATTCAACTCCGCCGTGAGGGTGGGGGTCTCCGACGTGCCCGTCGGCGCGATTccgggaagccgccgccgccgtcgtcctgccACTGGGGCTGCCTCAATCAGGTGCTCTGTTTGCAGCGCCATCCACGAGACGGGTTTATCCCATTAGCCCACTACCTTTCCCTACATTTCTCTCTTCTTCGCCGCAGCTCGATTTGCACAAGTTCGGTTTCATGATTTTTCTTTCAACACCAAAGCGAATAGCATTACATCAGAATCTGTGCATGTTCATGCGCAGTTTCATTCTTTGGACGATGAATCACCGTACATTGAAAGTATATTTAAGTTTATAACTGGGAATTGTTGTTTGAAACTGAATAGGGATGTTGGCAGGCTGGGAAACATTGGCTTCCTGTCCTGCGAGTGTCATTCATTCGTTGATCAAAGGTACTATTATGCATCTTATGCTTTTGAAAGAACTATGTAAGTGTCTACTTTACTTTTGAAATTTATGGACTGTTTTGTGCGGTCTACCTTGCCTCCAAACTAGGCTTTCCTGTTAGAAGTCTGAAGCCAACTTCCAAAATGAAATGGGTGTGGGGAAATTGAAAGGTTCTTGGTGTGTAGAAAGCCTAGTGCAATGTGAGGTTAAGTTCTGCTGAAGACAAAAATCCAATTGACTGAAGAAACATGTAACTGGAAGTATTTCTTGAAGTATACATTGCATATTAGTGTTCTGAAAAACTTTATGCAACAGCCATTTCTTGTTTGATAATTCACAAAATTATATGTTTAATACACACCACAAAATTCTAATTTCCACACATACATTTCCTTTCCTACACTTACTTTCATTTTGTTAACACACGTGTTTGTGTTTGTGTCAACTGAAGTCTGACATTAGTTGTTGTTAACCAATGATAGTTATTGGTTGTGGCAGTTCTTTATAATTTTTGTTTCATTCTACAGTGTTATTAGTGGTTACCTTCATGCAGTGGCCAGCCACTGCTATCGTTGTTGTTCCGAATTCAAACTGTTTTACCTTCGACAACAATAGCCGCCTTGTGGACTTTGTATCCTTGTTCCATTTATTGTGATATTCACTTATATATTTGAAAATTGAAACAACATCAAATTCTTTCGAATTGTTGTCTCCTAACCTGCTGCCAGGCAGATCTAATCGGGAAGAACTTTGAATATAATGAAAAGGTGATTACCAGAAATTATCTACAAGATGCTGAATATTCTTCTAGCCTACTTACACTAGGATTCAATTATGGGATTAGGGCAAGTGTATCCAGATATAGGCTCATGTTACATTATCATTGTGTCAGGGCTCAGTACCTTCTGATTTGGTTGTCCAGTTCTGCAAAGATGTGCAGAGAAGATCTCAAGCGGTATGACATCATGAAATGCCATTTCTAATGGTTAAAACCGTCGCATTGTATTCTTAAAAGGAAAAATTCAGATAAGAATGAGAATCTGGTGAAAACAATACATGTTCATCAAACTTAGATGTTCCTCAATATTCTATCAATTACAATAATCATTCATACTGTACCAAAATATCATTTGCAGAAGAATTGCTCATTATACAATGATATATTGGTAAACGAAGAGAGCAATTACTCATCATCCATCTGCTTATCTATCCTATTTAGTTTCACCCTGCTATATGCACACTATTGTatttaaatatgtttattttccaTGGTGCCGACATACATTTGTAGCTTCTGGTCGTTCTAATTTATTATTTTGATATACATGGTCAGTATTATCAATTTCGTCATCAAATCTTTTTGTCTTGGCCATTATGTGAATAAGGCAGTGCATTTGCTCACCTGTTTCAGGGATATACGGACTTTGGACGTTTTATCAGTTCTCGCTCTTTTATAACTGGTTCACAGCCTATTGACTTTATTCAGGTAACATTTCATGAATTTGAATCATTTTTCTCTACAACAAAGTAATGGCTACAATAACTCATTACCACATAGTTGAGGACGAGGCTTCACCTTCAATATAAGTATATAACATTCCTTGAGATTTTCTTAGACCTGTTAGGGGTCAGAGGTTTTGGTAGGTTTGCTGGCATctggttttcaagaaaaatcccatGATGTCTTTGTGCCTTATTCTGCATTTACTATGTTGGTAATAATGTTTCAGACTGATACATGTGGTTTATAAGCTCTCTCGTATGTGCCTCATTTCCCATCCTTTCTAATTGACATGCTCGAATTTTCTCATAAGTAGCAAAGGCCTGAACCTAGCATGGTGGCAGCCTGGCAGGTATGGGTGTATATACTCCCATCACCCAGGTTCCAGTTTTCTGCAACTCAAATATGCGCTACTTTCTCCTTTGTAGGTCCATTTGCTTTAAGGATAAGAAAGATTGGACAGGGATTATGAATTCATGATATAAAGTTAAATATCATTTGTGGTTCGAGAAAAGATGGATGACGGATAAGATAACTCAATTCTAACAGAAAAATACCTCTTCTAGGTATTCTAATATTTCTCTACCTCTTTTTCCCAAAGGAGACTTGGTGGGTTTTCCTCCTTTTCACGGGATATCTCTCTGTAATCCCATCTCTCTTCCCTTAGCAATAATTCCTGGCTAGAACAAACTCAGTAGTGATCAAACTGAAAAGAGAAGGCTACATGGAAGTAACACTGCCTGTGAAGTGTGAACATTTTGGAACATAAGAATGATTATAAAATCTAAACAGTTCATTGGGGTTAACAGAAAGGCATAAATGATACATAAGCCATTATACATAAGAATGATTGTTGTTGACTTATGATCTCCATTCATACAGCTTAGTTCTCTTGTGTTGCATCACAATTAGACTGTAAATATATTCATGAACAGATTTGATTACCATCATAACACTAACTTAATCAGCATGCATGTTCTAATTCCATACTTGCAACTCCAGACATTCCAATATGGAGATCTAGTGCACTGTGAAACTACTTTTGAGAAGATGGGCCGCACATCACAGGTTTGTGTCTAAATTCTGATCAGCTTCTTTCTTATTTTCACTACTTTTCGGATTTTTGTGGTCCCAATTTAGGCTTGTGGATGCATTTCTGAACATATTTCAGGTAAACATCATATGCGGTCAATGCCCAAATAAAGAATGCAAAGGTCTGttgatttttcttattttccatACACCTTTCTGATTCTTGGGGGGAgtactaactaaaatttgattatGGTTGGCTGCATATAACAAGTTTCTGATTCTTGCGGGGAGTACTAACTAAAATTGATAACTTTATTATAGGCAAACAAGGATGCATCTGTAGTATATCTTATGATGAACTGATGTGCAGGTAACCAGTTTACTTTATTTGCATTTTGGGTGAAGTTTTCTTTCTGATAATTGATGCAGTAGTTGTGGATTTTACCCAGTGCCTACTGCCTATActaattttcctttttagtttctTGTAAATGCATCCCATCCCTATTTTATGTTTGATGTACTAAGTACTAACTGCCAGGCTCTCCCTTGCTGTATTCAAAAAACTTGTAAGAGTTGGGGATGTTTTCATTTGTATAGAACTATTAGTGTGGAAGTAGTAACCGGATTCCAAAAAATTTTATGTTCGCTAGTAAACAGAATAATTGAACCAagattactatttttttagagGAAACCATGATTACTATTGAGTCTAGGTCTTCTCATCCAAGTTGTTCCCATGCTGTTAGCATGCCATGATAATATCTTGTAAAACGAAAGACAATATTGTGTTAAACTTTGAAGCGGTTTAGCACAAACTTTTTTAGACACAAGAAGAGGAATAGATGGACAAGgatgtaatcatgtaaattgCTTTGAACAGAATGGTGCCAAACTTTGTAGAGAATATGACTGATATAAACATGATTCTCTAAAATCAAAGAAAATAAAGTTTGAACATTGAGTATGATATATATTTCAAATCTGTGATTGCTTCTTGTTGTTTTGTTTTACTCCTTTTTTATATGttcttatatatgtttatagcattaTGGTGTTACTTGATTGATTCTAGTGTGTGCTTGACTGGTGGCTAAATGTGATCTTTCTGTCAGGGTGACTGTTGAACTTGCTATCCCATGTCCTAAAAGTGGTCCAAGAGTATTTAAGGGTTTCACTGTCGGATTCCATCCCCGGTCATCAGAGTTGGTAATGTTGGCTGATTGGCTTTTCTTATTTTTGGGGATCTTAACTATTATTTCAGTTTGTTTTACAAGTAATTTTGTTACCCTAGGTTTATAATGGATTGACTCAACTGGGATTTGAGCAATCTCATCATGAGTTCAGGTATTATCCTGTCAAAGTATTGTTAACTTTTAATTAGATGATGTTGGCCTATTTAAGCTTCAGCTTATCTGAATAGAAAATACGTAATTGGACACTTTGATTGCTTTCAGAAAAGAACTTTCATCAGGCTTAATATAGGATGCAGTGCCTAGAGAGGGTTGACTTGTTTTTAGGTGGGATTTCTGTAAGTTATTAAGTATAaagcctatatggttggttggacCCAGCTGTCTCTGTCTGTGGGGTGATCTAGTTGCTTGAGTAACCAGTTTGTTACTTAGTGGCTACAACAGATGCATGGCATGGGCTAGACCACTCAGGCACTGACCTGTCATTGTGGGAacttttgggggggggggatgatTAAATGAAACACCCCATATCCATCCAAATGCATGGATGGAAGGGAAGTCTTTAAACAAAATGCCATATGTTCAAGTCAAAAACTAGAGTTTGTTGTTTTGCCATGAATTCTGGTGCTATTAGTGGATCCAAGTAGGTGCTGAAATAAATGTAGGTCGGACAGGGTAATAATCAAAGCTTATTCTGATGCATATTATGTAAGAAAAACTTGGACATGATTCAAAACGTGATTGAGTGATGGATAGTCCTAAAATGGTTGATTGGATGAATGTAacacaatatatatagatatattttttgttatttCCCAGTACatgtgaaaattttcaactagtCCTAAACTCCCAGAATTTCTGCTGTGAAATTTTAAACAACCGCTACATTATTTACATGTAATTTCCATTGCATTATTCTGTTTTCTGTGCAGCTTTCAGGGTGAGCAGAGTCATGTATCCCTGTATCTTAGTGCAGTGTTTTCACTCTCAGGACTTGTTGGAAAACCTTCCTTGAAGGTAGGGAAAAAAGGATTTAGGCCATAAAAACAACACTTTTTCCATATGTTTTTCTTCATTGATGAAATGTTTTTTTCCCATCAGATTTCGTACTTTTGTGATGTTGTATGTTGCTCCGTGTTAGTGACCACTTCATCAGTGCAGTCAAGCCTAGCTTAGTTGATAATAATACTGCAGTTGTCATTAGTAGAACTGTACTGTATACATGTAACTTTTAAACCATTTTATTGAACCAGGTTAATCCAGTTAAAGGGCTTGATGTGACACTGACAGGATCAGGGACCAACGGTGCTATGCCTACTACCCTGTCCCCTACAATTCTGAATGTGATCTGGAGATGTTAGTTGCATCCTTGTCTCTCCGAACAGATGCATTGATACATTCAATGTATGAGCTTGTTTTCTATATTTTGTAGGTGAAATCGCGCGGAGCAGTCCTTATGAGGTCaacattttgattccagtagaaggCTATGATCCAATTGAATTTACGCTCACCAAAGAATGTGGTTGGTTCGACCACATAATTGTCAGTTCTACATAAGTGCATATTGACTTCTAGTCGCATTTAGACACATTTCAATTGAGAAAATTTCGTACGTTAGAAATCCGATGGGTTTAGTTTTCAATAATATGGGACataaatttaagaaaaataaaaaaaactaacattcATTTTAACTTAGTGTAGTTTGCAATTCTATGATTAGCACCATCTGAATATTTGCTCTGTAGATTGGACAAGTGTGTTCCTATCTTGAAGTCAAGAAGTCAAGATATTTATGGCAATCAttagtttattatatttatcttgAAGATGAATAACTACTAAAAGCTGCATATAACTAGTATTGTGATACAAGCAAGGTGAACAAAAGTTAGTTGATTAGTCTTACAATTCTCATCTTCCTTGTTCAAAAATGCACAGATATATTTCAGTTTGATTACCCTGTGAGTTATGCATTTGTTTGTTTGT encodes the following:
- the LOC4325125 gene encoding uncharacterized protein isoform X2, with the protein product MELAFLLRQVGSQVVWITNQRSEETNDVTYSLEHKMLSHGVQVLPARGHEAIDTALKADLVILNTAVAGKWLDAVLNDHVPQVLPKILWWIHEMRGHYFKLEYVKHLPLVAGAMIDSHTTAEYWKTRTHDRLKIQMPQTYVVHLGNSKELMEVAEDNVARRVLREHIREFLGVRSEDLVFAIINSVSRGKGQDLFLQAFYQGVQLIEQKKLKVPTMHAVVVGSDINAQTKFETQLRDFAVKNGIQDRVHFVNKTLAVAPYLAATDVLVQNSQARGECFGRITIEAMAFKLPVLGTAAGGTTEIVVDGSTGLLHPAGKEGVAPLAKNMVRLASHEEDRVSMGRKGYGRVKEMFMEHHMAGRIAAVLQEVLKKSREHSHS
- the LOC4325125 gene encoding uncharacterized protein isoform X1 produces the protein MAKPSSAAAASGGGRGPAHHHRTRLLLLLLLAVAACASTAGFLLCGAMLDPCDVDARRGSGSSAAAVATTRTGAVAGNPLEFMRSKLMLLVSHELSLSGGPLLLMELAFLLRQVGSQVVWITNQRSEETNDVTYSLEHKMLSHGVQVLPARGHEAIDTALKADLVILNTAVAGKWLDAVLNDHVPQVLPKILWWIHEMRGHYFKLEYVKHLPLVAGAMIDSHTTAEYWKTRTHDRLKIQMPQTYVVHLGNSKELMEVAEDNVARRVLREHIREFLGVRSEDLVFAIINSVSRGKGQDLFLQAFYQGVQLIEQKKLKVPTMHAVVVGSDINAQTKFETQLRDFAVKNGIQDRVHFVNKTLAVAPYLAATDVLVQNSQARGECFGRITIEAMAFKLPVLGTAAGGTTEIVVDGSTGLLHPAGKEGVAPLAKNMVRLASHEEDRVSMGRKGYGRVKEMFMEHHMAGRIAAVLQEVLKKSREHSHS